From Lysobacter auxotrophicus, the proteins below share one genomic window:
- the groL gene encoding chaperonin GroEL (60 kDa chaperone family; promotes refolding of misfolded polypeptides especially under stressful conditions; forms two stacked rings of heptamers to form a barrel-shaped 14mer; ends can be capped by GroES; misfolded proteins enter the barrel where they are refolded when GroES binds): protein MAAKEIRFGEDARVKMVRGVNILANAVKATLGPKGRNVVLEKSFGAPTITKDGVSVAKEIELADKFENMGAQMVKEVASKTSDNAGDGTTTATVLAQALIREGMKAVAAGMNPMDLKRGIDKAVTEAVGELKKISKPSSTSKEIAQVGAISANSDTNIGDLIAQAMDKVGKEGVITVEDGSGLENELDVVEGMQFDRGYLSPYFINNQQSMQAELDDPFILLHDKKISNVRDLLPVLEGVAKAGKPLLIIAEEVEGEALATLVVNTIRGIVKVCAVKAPGFGDRRKAMLEDMAILTGGTVISEEVGLQLDKATIKDLGRAKKVQVSKENTTIIDGAGEGSGIEGRIKQIKAQIEETSSDYDREKLQERVAKLAGGVAVIKVGASTEIEMKEKKARVEDALHATRAAVEEGIVPGGGVALLRAKAAIAGLKGANEDQNHGIQIALRAMEAPLREIVTNAGEEPSVILNKVIEGKGAFGYNAANGEYVDMLEAGILDPTKVTRTALQNAASIAGLMITTEAMVAELPKKDEPAMPGGGGMGGMGGMDF from the coding sequence ATGGCAGCCAAGGAAATCCGTTTCGGTGAGGACGCGCGCGTCAAGATGGTGCGCGGCGTCAACATCCTCGCCAATGCCGTCAAGGCAACGCTCGGTCCGAAGGGCCGCAACGTCGTGCTCGAGAAGAGCTTCGGCGCCCCGACCATCACCAAGGACGGCGTGTCCGTCGCCAAGGAAATCGAGCTTGCCGACAAGTTCGAGAACATGGGCGCGCAGATGGTGAAGGAAGTCGCTTCCAAGACCTCCGACAACGCCGGTGACGGCACCACCACCGCGACCGTCCTGGCGCAGGCGCTGATCCGCGAAGGCATGAAGGCCGTCGCCGCCGGCATGAACCCGATGGACCTCAAGCGCGGCATCGACAAGGCCGTGACCGAGGCCGTTGGCGAGTTGAAGAAGATCAGCAAGCCGTCGTCGACCTCGAAGGAAATCGCCCAGGTCGGCGCGATCTCGGCCAACAGCGACACCAACATCGGCGACCTCATCGCGCAGGCGATGGACAAGGTCGGCAAGGAAGGCGTGATCACCGTCGAAGACGGTTCGGGCCTGGAGAACGAACTCGACGTCGTCGAGGGCATGCAGTTCGACCGCGGCTACCTGTCGCCGTACTTCATCAACAACCAGCAGTCGATGCAGGCCGAACTGGACGATCCGTTCATCCTGCTGCACGACAAGAAGATCTCCAACGTGCGTGACCTGCTGCCGGTGCTGGAAGGCGTCGCCAAGGCCGGCAAGCCGCTGCTGATCATCGCCGAGGAAGTCGAAGGCGAGGCGCTGGCCACGCTGGTGGTCAACACCATCCGCGGCATCGTGAAGGTCTGCGCCGTGAAGGCCCCGGGCTTCGGCGACCGTCGCAAGGCGATGCTGGAAGACATGGCCATCCTGACCGGCGGCACCGTGATCTCCGAAGAGGTCGGCCTGCAGCTGGACAAGGCGACCATCAAGGACCTCGGCCGCGCGAAGAAGGTGCAGGTCTCCAAGGAGAACACCACCATCATCGACGGCGCGGGCGAAGGCTCGGGCATCGAAGGCCGCATCAAGCAGATCAAGGCGCAGATCGAGGAAACCTCCTCCGACTACGACCGCGAGAAGCTGCAGGAGCGCGTGGCCAAGCTGGCCGGCGGCGTGGCGGTGATCAAGGTCGGTGCCTCGACCGAGATCGAGATGAAGGAAAAGAAGGCGCGCGTTGAAGACGCGCTGCACGCCACCCGCGCTGCCGTGGAAGAAGGCATCGTCCCGGGCGGCGGCGTCGCCCTGCTGCGTGCGAAGGCGGCGATTGCCGGCCTGAAGGGCGCCAACGAAGACCAGAACCACGGCATCCAGATCGCCCTGCGCGCGATGGAAGCGCCGCTGCGCGAGATCGTGACCAACGCCGGCGAAGAGCCGTCGGTCATCCTCAACAAGGTCATCGAAGGCAAGGGCGCGTTCGGCTACAACGCCGCCAACGGCGAGTACGTCGACATGCTCGAAGCCGGCATCCTGGATCCGACCAAGGTCACCCGCACCGCGCTGCAGAACGCGGCGTCGATCGCCGGTCTGATGATCACGACCGAAGCGATGGTCGCCGAGCTGCCGAAGAAGGACGAGCCGGCGATGCCGGGCGGCGGCGGCATGGGCGGCATGGGCGGCATGGACTTCTAA
- the groES gene encoding co-chaperone GroES, translating into MNIKPLYDRVVIKRMEEEKMSAGGIVIPDSATEKPIKGEVVAVGEGKAFDNGNVRAPKVKVGDKVLFGKYSGTEVKLDGTEYLVVKEDDIFAVLG; encoded by the coding sequence ATGAATATCAAGCCGCTCTACGACCGCGTGGTCATCAAGCGCATGGAAGAAGAAAAGATGTCCGCTGGCGGCATCGTGATCCCGGACTCCGCCACCGAGAAGCCGATCAAGGGCGAAGTCGTCGCCGTCGGCGAGGGCAAGGCGTTCGACAACGGCAACGTGCGCGCGCCGAAGGTGAAGGTCGGCGACAAGGTGCTGTTCGGCAAGTACAGCGGCACCGAAGTGAAGCTCGACGGCACCGAATACCTGGTGGTGAAGGAAGACGACATCTTCGCCGTCCTCGGCTGA